A single Oryza brachyantha chromosome 8, ObraRS2, whole genome shotgun sequence DNA region contains:
- the LOC121055119 gene encoding transcription factor TEOSINTE BRANCHED 1-like, with amino-acid sequence MTPPYPNYKHHHCSSSQEEPSPLQNITAFLMSAPSSSSSPSLDEYDARFFFPGADVYSNHRQEETLEAVLRQPVVTAAAAPPEAAQLWLAAPVEGGGGGGAGSSPVSAAAAARRRPFRTDRHSKIRTAQGVRDRRMRLSVGVARDFFALQDKLGFDKASKTVEWLLTQSKQAIDRLNLSDDAAAPGDAAVPPPPEHSAASAKEKGTEASSSSTNASTKHGAKASPRARNRGRDGSSPALAPTDERERGVELNRSMSGLPVAAAATTAEQVMEGLEYYYQYYNHLEEIMSCDPSTTDE; translated from the coding sequence ATGACACCTCCTTACCCTAACTACAAGCACCACCATTGCAGCTCAAGCCAAGAAGAACCATCACCATTACAGAACATTACGGCTTTCCTCAtgtccgcgccgtcgtcgtcgtcgtctccgtcgCTGGATGAGTACGACGCGCGCTTCTTCTTCCCCGGGGCCGACGTGTACAGCAACCACCGGCAGGAGGAGACGCTGGAGGCGGTGCTGCGACAGCCGGTGGTGACCGCCGCAGCAGCTCCTCCGGAAGCAGCGCAGCTGTGGCTGGCAGCGCCGGTggagggtggcggcggtggaggcgccgGGTCGTCGCccgtctcggcggcggcggcggcacggaggCGGCCGTTCCGAACCGACCGTCACAGCAAGATCCGCACGGCGCAGGGGGTGCGTGACCGGCGGATGCGGCTGTCCGTCGGCGTCGCGCGCGACTTCTTCGCGCTGCAGGACAAGCTCGGCTTCGACAAGGCCAGCAAGACGGTGGAGTGGCTGCTCACCCAGTCCAAGCAGGCCATCGACCGCCTCAACCTctccgacgacgcggcggcgccgggggacgccgccgtgccaccgccgccggagcaTTCCGCCGCATCGGCGAAGGAGAAAGGGACGGAGGCGAGCTCCTCGAGCACAAATGCTAGCACCAAGCACGGCGCCAAGGCGTCGCCGCGGGCAAGAAACAGAGGCCGCGACGGGTCATCACCGGCACTGGCGCCCACGGAcgagcgcgagcgcggcgTTGAGCTCAACCGGAGCATGTCAGGAttgccggtggcggcggcagcgacgacggctgAGCAGGTGATGGAAGGATTGGAGTACTACTACCAATACTATAACCATCTCGAGGAGATAATGAGCTGCGACCCTTCGACAACGGATGAGTAA